From one Halosimplex rubrum genomic stretch:
- the gfo6 gene encoding D-xylose 1-dehydrogenase Gfo6: MSSSLFDYEPRDWRTNTDGRLRFALVGVGWWTTEFVLPAIETTDGCVATTVVSSSTEKTDRVRAEYETVERGVTYDEFADGEAADAYDAVYVCTPNATHLEHVEAAAALGKAVLCEKPMEATVERAERLVDACGEADVPLMVAYRMHTEPAVRRARALIRDGVIGEPVLVHGENSQPLLEMIDDPDQWRLNPDLTGYGTSVMDLGIYPLNTARFVLDADPVRVQSTMDSTHEAFDEVPDQVATFSVVFDDGTHAACSSSQHAADHTRLEVVGTEGRLELEPAFHMETQLTVERDGETVAFDTEGVDQMAEEFEYFAQRVLADEPVHADGEHGLADMKAIAAIHEAAESGETVDIE; the protein is encoded by the coding sequence ATGTCGAGTTCGCTGTTCGACTACGAGCCGAGAGACTGGCGAACGAACACGGACGGGCGCCTTCGGTTCGCGCTCGTCGGCGTCGGGTGGTGGACGACGGAGTTCGTCCTGCCCGCGATCGAGACGACCGACGGCTGCGTGGCGACGACCGTCGTCAGTAGCTCGACCGAGAAGACCGACCGCGTCCGCGCCGAGTACGAGACCGTCGAGCGGGGGGTGACCTACGACGAGTTCGCCGACGGCGAAGCGGCCGACGCCTACGACGCCGTCTACGTCTGCACGCCGAACGCGACCCACCTCGAACACGTCGAGGCCGCGGCGGCCCTCGGGAAGGCCGTCCTCTGCGAGAAGCCCATGGAGGCGACCGTCGAGCGCGCCGAGCGTCTCGTCGACGCCTGCGGAGAGGCCGACGTGCCACTGATGGTCGCCTACCGGATGCACACGGAGCCGGCGGTCCGCCGGGCGCGTGCGCTGATCCGCGACGGCGTCATCGGCGAGCCCGTTCTCGTCCACGGCGAGAACTCCCAGCCGCTCCTGGAGATGATCGACGACCCCGACCAGTGGCGGCTGAACCCCGACCTGACCGGCTACGGCACGTCCGTGATGGACCTGGGGATTTACCCGCTCAACACCGCGCGGTTCGTCCTCGACGCCGACCCCGTCCGCGTCCAGTCGACGATGGACTCCACCCACGAGGCGTTCGACGAGGTGCCCGACCAGGTTGCGACGTTCTCGGTCGTCTTCGACGACGGCACTCACGCGGCCTGTTCCTCGTCACAGCACGCCGCCGACCACACGCGTCTGGAGGTCGTCGGCACCGAGGGCCGTCTCGAACTCGAGCCGGCCTTCCACATGGAGACGCAGCTGACCGTCGAGCGCGACGGCGAGACGGTCGCGTTCGACACCGAGGGCGTCGACCAGATGGCCGAGGAGTTCGAGTACTTCGCCCAGCGCGTGCTCGCGGACGAGCCCGTACACGCCGACGGCGAGCACGGGCTCGCGGACATGAAGGCGATCGCCGCGATCCACGAGGCTGCCGAATCGGGCGAGACG
- a CDS encoding periplasmic substrate-binding domain-containing protein yields MRDSTSLRDQLSRRQYAQLLAGVGAVGLAGCPSGSGGDSTDEPEETDDPAATPTATPTDEADGSETDSGTESPTPLGEPATDVVRVFQANSPDVFDGNVWAPQDNTTGIAFMTDLQAVRNVHTRQMAYSGVEFETPWKPRTDSVSVMTWYSGYEVDAPYDVYETHDDRATYWNGDPLDAEARETHFHVDYFQAGNKFTEDTAFTQEAASQWEYHWWNTDGSDGLPDDAQAEHVLASQAAPNDGDMPIHPDFTQPYLEQYQDASSTDEVSSVTDELVSDRISLQRLMENGWGSGPYEIRSEDGIGSAELTLRLRDEAAAEAGDTATAHPNAANTNVPKLAIQWGDGERRQTLASNGALDLNGNIVAPNGLYSRETLPDHMQELTRWLRSEGGDKWRLNWNNPHLQNLWVRRALVAAVDWNAAGANGWGDARSVPIENHTYMLDAQSQSVFSGEFLDSLHAWPMESDTEAAAEYLRRGGYSKQGGQWVDATGNPATIDVIFPSSIADYAGAAQTIRANLSNFGFGVNFSSQGWSTWSNNLRADNGLNYDSSVFWHGYGEPFNYYNSSAGWVSGSLVMGKADAPTQRVDPDTETDAQGKPLQVEIPSEVGSIEAPDEAGIDPDLSDGEEINLASIVHEIREPGATEEEIQELYRKCARYYNYYLPHFVFHQYNWGAWGNVRDFEWPDPGHRGFDFERGFGISTALILGGLVEASYDTEFQLPE; encoded by the coding sequence ATGCGGGATAGTACCAGTCTGCGTGACCAGCTGTCACGTCGTCAGTACGCACAGTTGTTGGCCGGAGTGGGCGCGGTGGGCCTGGCCGGGTGTCCGTCGGGGAGCGGCGGAGACTCGACGGACGAACCGGAGGAGACGGACGACCCCGCGGCGACACCGACCGCGACGCCGACCGACGAGGCGGACGGGTCGGAGACCGACTCGGGCACCGAGAGTCCGACGCCGCTGGGCGAGCCCGCGACCGACGTGGTTCGGGTGTTCCAGGCCAACTCGCCGGACGTCTTCGACGGGAACGTCTGGGCGCCCCAGGACAACACGACCGGGATCGCGTTCATGACGGATCTCCAGGCGGTGCGGAACGTCCACACGCGCCAGATGGCCTACAGCGGCGTCGAGTTCGAGACGCCGTGGAAGCCCCGAACCGACAGCGTCTCCGTCATGACCTGGTACAGCGGGTACGAGGTCGACGCGCCCTACGACGTCTACGAGACCCACGACGACCGGGCGACGTACTGGAACGGCGACCCGCTCGACGCCGAGGCCCGCGAGACGCACTTCCACGTCGACTACTTCCAGGCGGGCAACAAGTTCACCGAGGACACCGCCTTCACGCAGGAGGCGGCCAGCCAGTGGGAGTACCACTGGTGGAACACCGACGGGAGCGACGGGCTCCCGGACGACGCGCAGGCGGAACACGTTCTGGCGTCGCAGGCGGCGCCCAACGACGGGGACATGCCGATCCACCCGGACTTCACGCAGCCCTATCTCGAACAGTATCAGGACGCCAGCAGCACGGACGAGGTCTCGTCGGTGACGGACGAGCTGGTGAGCGACCGCATCTCGCTGCAGCGGCTGATGGAGAACGGCTGGGGGAGCGGCCCCTACGAGATCCGCTCGGAAGACGGCATCGGGTCGGCGGAGCTCACGCTGCGTCTGCGCGACGAGGCCGCCGCCGAGGCGGGCGACACGGCGACCGCGCACCCCAACGCCGCCAACACGAACGTCCCGAAGCTGGCGATCCAGTGGGGCGACGGCGAACGCCGACAGACGCTGGCGAGCAACGGCGCACTCGACCTCAACGGCAACATCGTCGCGCCGAACGGCCTCTACTCGCGCGAGACGCTCCCCGACCACATGCAGGAGCTGACTCGCTGGCTGCGCTCGGAGGGCGGTGACAAGTGGCGGCTCAACTGGAACAACCCGCACCTCCAGAACCTCTGGGTGCGCCGCGCGCTGGTCGCCGCGGTCGACTGGAACGCGGCCGGGGCCAACGGCTGGGGCGACGCCCGGTCGGTCCCCATCGAGAACCACACCTACATGCTCGACGCCCAGTCGCAGTCGGTGTTCTCCGGGGAGTTCCTCGACAGCCTCCACGCGTGGCCGATGGAGTCCGACACCGAGGCGGCCGCCGAGTACCTCCGACGGGGCGGCTACAGCAAGCAGGGCGGCCAGTGGGTCGACGCCACCGGCAACCCCGCGACGATCGACGTCATCTTCCCCTCCTCCATCGCCGACTACGCCGGCGCCGCCCAGACGATCCGGGCGAACCTCTCGAACTTCGGCTTCGGCGTCAACTTCTCCAGTCAGGGGTGGTCGACCTGGTCGAACAACCTCAGGGCCGACAACGGTCTCAACTACGATTCGTCCGTCTTCTGGCACGGCTACGGCGAACCGTTCAACTACTACAACTCCAGCGCCGGCTGGGTCTCCGGCTCCCTCGTGATGGGCAAGGCCGACGCCCCGACCCAGCGGGTCGACCCCGACACCGAGACGGACGCCCAGGGCAAGCCCCTGCAGGTCGAGATCCCCTCGGAGGTCGGCTCCATCGAGGCGCCCGACGAGGCGGGGATCGACCCCGACCTCTCGGACGGCGAGGAGATCAACCTCGCCAGCATCGTCCACGAGATCCGCGAGCCCGGCGCCACCGAGGAGGAGATCCAGGAGCTGTACCGCAAGTGCGCCCGGTACTACAACTACTACCTCCCGCACTTCGTGTTCCACCAGTACAACTGGGGCGCCTGGGGCAACGTCCGGGACTTCGAGTGGCCGGACCCCGGCCACCGCGGGTTCGACTTCGAGCGCGGCTTCGGCATCAGCACCGCCCTGATCCTCGGCGGCCTCGTCGAAGCCAGCTACGACACGGAGTTCCAGCTGCCGGAGTGA
- a CDS encoding VOC family protein — translation MSDPTDPPVGADRPDSVVGVEGTDHVTIEGTSVEDTVEFYRDILGMALVLRQPNLDRSELTHLYFDTGDGRLLTAFVSEERESTDDHDPDRGDVHHVAYRIDHRRVAEIRDDLREAGYPVDEYDRGAFHALYTEDNNGLTVELVADKFAIPDDRRGEVLARAHARRVDDGAEFVASKHVRAALDDLGIDAEERDLDTAAAGRDYGG, via the coding sequence GTGTCCGACCCGACAGACCCGCCCGTGGGCGCCGACCGACCCGACAGCGTCGTCGGCGTCGAGGGCACCGACCACGTCACGATCGAGGGGACGAGCGTCGAAGACACCGTCGAGTTCTACCGCGACATCCTCGGCATGGCGCTCGTGCTCCGCCAGCCCAACCTCGACCGGAGCGAACTGACCCACCTCTACTTCGATACCGGCGACGGGCGCCTGCTCACGGCGTTCGTCTCCGAGGAGCGCGAGTCGACCGACGACCACGACCCCGACCGCGGCGACGTCCACCACGTCGCCTACCGGATCGACCACCGCCGCGTCGCGGAGATCCGCGACGACCTCCGCGAGGCGGGCTACCCCGTCGACGAGTACGACCGCGGCGCCTTCCACGCGCTGTACACCGAGGACAACAACGGCCTCACCGTCGAACTCGTCGCCGACAAGTTCGCGATCCCCGACGACCGCCGCGGCGAGGTGCTCGCCCGCGCCCACGCACGCCGCGTTGACGACGGCGCCGAGTTCGTCGCCTCGAAGCACGTGCGCGCCGCTCTCGACGACCTCGGGATCGACGCCGAAGAACGCGACCTCGACACCGCCGCCGCCGGCCGCGACTACGGCGGTTGA
- a CDS encoding iron-containing alcohol dehydrogenase family protein, with amino-acid sequence MTPGGGGSERRFVFDYDPGELRCRRGAVADLGEVLADRERGDALVVTGSNVGANRDVMAPVEAGLGDRLAGVFDETTPEKYLRTGLDAAERVREDDVDALVAVGSGSSLDVAKVASALSTHDDLRAAAERSVESGAVAVAEDRDPTPIVAVPTTLAGADLSVIAGVSLSLDPAGVPDREIPNGSVGDRRLMPTALVYDLALFETTPKGVLCASAMNGFDKAVECLYSPYRTPVTDGTATRALSLMRSGFETLPDAEMDEDDLYDAVAGVVLAQYGISTPDVYRASVIHAFGHGFSHDYDAHQGTVHGILAPHVLRYVFGEVDGRRELLAEAFGVDDDGATDDDLAENVIDAVAAVSDDLGLPDRLRDLDGLSREDFPAIAAEIRDDGLMASAPEGLDPTTDDIEGVLDDAW; translated from the coding sequence ATGACTCCCGGTGGCGGCGGCTCCGAGCGTCGATTCGTCTTCGACTACGACCCCGGCGAACTCCGGTGTCGCCGGGGTGCGGTCGCGGACCTGGGCGAGGTGCTCGCCGACCGCGAGCGCGGCGACGCGCTCGTGGTCACCGGCTCGAACGTCGGCGCCAACCGCGACGTGATGGCCCCCGTCGAGGCCGGCCTCGGCGACCGCCTCGCCGGCGTCTTCGACGAGACGACGCCCGAGAAGTACCTCCGGACGGGGCTCGACGCGGCCGAGCGCGTCCGCGAGGACGACGTCGACGCCCTCGTCGCCGTCGGGAGCGGCAGCAGCCTCGACGTGGCGAAGGTCGCCAGCGCGCTCTCGACCCACGACGACCTCCGTGCGGCCGCCGAGCGGTCGGTCGAGTCGGGCGCGGTGGCGGTCGCCGAAGACCGCGACCCGACCCCGATCGTCGCCGTGCCGACGACGCTCGCCGGCGCGGATCTGTCGGTCATCGCGGGCGTGAGCCTCTCACTCGACCCCGCGGGCGTCCCCGACCGCGAGATCCCCAACGGGTCGGTCGGCGACCGCCGGCTGATGCCGACGGCGCTGGTCTACGACCTGGCGCTGTTCGAGACGACGCCGAAGGGCGTGCTCTGTGCCTCGGCGATGAACGGCTTCGACAAGGCCGTCGAGTGTCTGTACTCCCCCTATCGCACGCCCGTCACCGACGGCACCGCGACCCGCGCGCTCTCGCTCATGAGGTCCGGCTTCGAGACGCTCCCCGACGCGGAGATGGACGAGGACGACCTCTACGACGCGGTCGCCGGCGTCGTCCTCGCGCAGTACGGCATCTCGACGCCCGACGTGTATCGCGCCTCCGTGATCCACGCCTTCGGCCACGGCTTCTCCCACGACTACGACGCCCACCAGGGGACCGTCCACGGCATCCTCGCGCCGCACGTCCTCCGGTACGTCTTCGGCGAGGTCGACGGCCGCCGGGAGTTACTCGCCGAAGCGTTCGGCGTCGACGACGACGGGGCGACCGACGACGACCTCGCCGAGAACGTGATCGACGCGGTCGCCGCCGTCAGCGACGACCTGGGACTGCCCGACCGACTCCGCGACCTCGACGGCCTCTCCCGCGAGGACTTCCCCGCCATCGCCGCGGAGATCCGCGACGACGGCCTGATGGCGTCCGCGCCGGAGGGGCTGGACCCCACGACCGACGACATCGAGGGCGTCCTCGACGACGCCTGGTGA
- a CDS encoding pirin family protein: MEPNERAGEGVGVQTATDITHQGGMRGNRVMPTPVRDHLDPFVVFERFFIAADQGFSTHPHRGFEIVSYMVEGGMVHEDSLGESHTAYPGDAMRITTGSGIEHSELPADGAPCNGLQLWVNLPRDRKDDDPVFQDVSGDDLPTEDAGDATVTTVVGEGSPIELATDVTYLDVTVEGSWTWDPPAGWSGFLYGVDGSGTVDGAEFGTEEFALLDGITEETRVTVESDEGVRLAAIAGAPHGEPIVQRGPFVE; encoded by the coding sequence ATGGAACCGAACGAGCGGGCGGGCGAGGGCGTCGGGGTACAGACTGCGACGGACATCACGCATCAAGGCGGGATGCGCGGGAACCGGGTGATGCCGACGCCGGTCCGGGACCACCTCGACCCGTTCGTCGTCTTCGAGCGCTTCTTCATCGCGGCCGACCAGGGCTTTTCGACCCACCCCCATCGCGGGTTCGAGATCGTCTCGTACATGGTCGAGGGCGGGATGGTCCACGAGGACTCGCTGGGCGAATCCCACACCGCCTACCCGGGTGACGCGATGCGGATCACGACCGGGAGCGGCATCGAGCACTCCGAACTCCCGGCCGACGGCGCGCCCTGCAACGGGCTCCAACTGTGGGTGAACCTCCCCCGCGACCGCAAGGACGACGACCCCGTGTTTCAGGACGTAAGCGGCGACGATCTACCGACCGAAGACGCCGGGGACGCGACGGTGACGACCGTCGTCGGCGAGGGCTCGCCGATCGAGCTGGCGACCGACGTGACATACCTCGACGTGACCGTCGAGGGGTCGTGGACCTGGGACCCGCCGGCTGGCTGGTCGGGCTTCCTCTACGGGGTCGACGGGTCGGGGACCGTGGACGGGGCGGAGTTCGGCACCGAGGAGTTCGCGCTGCTGGACGGTATCACTGAGGAGACGCGCGTCACCGTCGAGAGCGACGAGGGAGTTCGGCTGGCCGCTATCGCCGGCGCACCGCACGGCGAGCCGATCGTCCAGCGCGGCCCCTTCGTGGAGTAA
- a CDS encoding glycoside hydrolase family 5 protein has protein sequence MDVNASSLPRWRGFNLQAKFMADDEERFREEDFEWMAEWGFDFARLPMDYRCWTGDDWLDFDEDALEEIDEAVEYGRKHGVHVNLNFHRGPGFTVADPPEETDLWTDAETQAAFAEHWRRFAERYEGIPSEELSFDLINEPAETSHGAYAEVVRDTVAAIHAVDPDRLVVADGMRYGREPVFELADVDCVQSTRGYDPFPLTHHEAEWTDVALDEPPTWPYVDDAGKVHDREWLRATRIAQWERLESTGVGVHVGEWGVYNHTPHDVTLAWMEDALSLWQEVGWGWALWNFRGPFGILDSERTDVDYEDWHGHDLDREMLELLQEY, from the coding sequence ATGGACGTGAACGCGAGTTCGCTGCCGCGGTGGCGCGGGTTCAACCTGCAGGCGAAGTTTATGGCGGACGACGAGGAGCGCTTCCGCGAGGAAGACTTCGAGTGGATGGCCGAGTGGGGCTTCGACTTCGCCCGGCTACCGATGGACTACCGCTGCTGGACCGGCGACGACTGGCTCGACTTCGACGAGGACGCCCTCGAAGAGATCGACGAGGCCGTCGAGTACGGTCGGAAACACGGGGTTCACGTCAACCTCAACTTCCACCGCGGGCCGGGCTTTACCGTCGCCGACCCGCCCGAGGAGACGGATCTCTGGACCGACGCCGAGACGCAGGCGGCGTTCGCCGAGCACTGGCGCCGGTTCGCCGAGCGCTACGAGGGAATCCCGAGCGAGGAGCTGAGCTTCGACCTGATCAACGAGCCGGCGGAGACGAGCCACGGCGCCTACGCCGAGGTGGTTCGGGACACCGTCGCGGCGATCCACGCGGTCGACCCCGACCGGCTCGTCGTGGCCGACGGGATGCGCTACGGTCGCGAACCCGTCTTCGAACTCGCCGACGTGGACTGCGTGCAGTCGACCCGCGGCTACGACCCGTTTCCGCTCACCCACCACGAGGCCGAGTGGACAGACGTGGCCCTCGACGAACCGCCGACGTGGCCCTACGTCGACGACGCGGGGAAGGTCCACGACCGCGAGTGGCTGCGAGCGACCCGGATCGCCCAGTGGGAGCGCCTCGAATCGACGGGCGTCGGCGTCCACGTCGGCGAATGGGGCGTCTACAACCACACGCCCCACGACGTGACGCTGGCGTGGATGGAAGACGCCCTCTCGCTGTGGCAGGAAGTCGGCTGGGGCTGGGCGCTGTGGAACTTCCGCGGCCCCTTCGGGATCCTCGACAGCGAGCGGACCGACGTCGACTACGAGGACTGGCACGGCCACGATCTGGACCGGGAGATGCTGGAACTGCTGCAGGAGTACTGA
- a CDS encoding NAD-dependent epimerase/dehydratase family protein, producing MSIDRVAVTGGNGTIGEAILREFDDAGYGTVDLSRGERREDVADSYRTTDLLDAGETYGSLAASDADAVVHMGTLPSPVSHPEHVTFESNAMSAYHVLEAATELGLAAVVLPSSINVMGADYQDAPTDVRYLPVDEDHPLTPRDPYALGKRTTEVLGDGFGRRSDAPQIASLRYPWVATDERLRERFGEADRSLAAVRDSGRSTLFSYLHVADAASVARRAAEADFDGHEAFWAVAADTNVDAPSERVAAECYPDAERRGSLDGHESLVSTAKARELLGWEPRHSWRDD from the coding sequence ATGAGCATCGACCGCGTGGCCGTGACCGGCGGCAACGGCACGATCGGCGAGGCGATCCTCCGCGAGTTCGACGACGCCGGCTACGGGACCGTCGATCTGTCCCGCGGGGAGCGCCGCGAGGACGTGGCCGATAGCTACCGCACGACCGACCTCCTCGACGCCGGCGAGACCTACGGCTCGCTCGCCGCGAGCGACGCCGACGCGGTCGTCCACATGGGCACGCTCCCCTCGCCCGTCAGCCACCCCGAACACGTCACCTTCGAGAGCAACGCGATGTCCGCCTACCACGTCCTCGAAGCCGCCACCGAACTCGGGCTGGCGGCCGTCGTCCTCCCCTCCAGCATCAACGTCATGGGCGCCGACTACCAGGACGCGCCGACGGACGTGCGCTATCTCCCCGTCGACGAGGACCACCCGCTCACGCCGCGGGACCCCTACGCGCTCGGCAAACGCACTACCGAGGTCCTCGGCGACGGGTTCGGCCGCCGCTCGGATGCCCCACAGATCGCCTCGCTCCGGTACCCCTGGGTCGCGACCGACGAGCGGCTCCGCGAGCGGTTCGGCGAGGCCGACCGCTCGCTGGCCGCCGTGCGCGACAGCGGTCGCTCGACGCTGTTCTCCTATCTCCACGTCGCCGACGCGGCGTCCGTCGCCCGCCGGGCCGCCGAGGCCGACTTCGACGGCCACGAGGCGTTCTGGGCCGTCGCCGCCGACACGAACGTCGACGCGCCCTCCGAGCGGGTCGCCGCCGAGTGCTACCCCGACGCCGAACGTCGCGGCTCGCTCGACGGCCACGAGTCGCTCGTCTCGACGGCGAAAGCCCGCGAACTGCTCGGCTGGGAACCCCGACACAGCTGGCGGGACGACTGA
- a CDS encoding GNAT family N-acetyltransferase, giving the protein MTDADGTCTYWAPEECEGTAHCPPRCPRFVDAAGEAWVVRPATAADRAALVEMYDDFAPGEQAQGLPPRHRPRLEEWVDDCLEDGCNFVVTGEDGPVGHALYTPTDAAEPEFAVFVHQDYQGRGIGTEVSKHVLAAAAVADRDALTLVVEPTNRAARHVYDELGFETESEASFEGGRRMGAVRMRRPLDAGSTALFRHPPVVRNGAVEVGDRSGPDPAASD; this is encoded by the coding sequence ATGACCGACGCCGACGGGACGTGTACGTACTGGGCGCCCGAGGAGTGCGAGGGGACGGCTCACTGCCCGCCGCGGTGTCCGCGGTTCGTCGACGCGGCGGGCGAGGCGTGGGTGGTTCGGCCGGCGACGGCCGCCGACCGGGCGGCGCTGGTCGAGATGTACGACGACTTCGCGCCGGGCGAGCAGGCCCAGGGGTTGCCGCCGCGCCACCGCCCGCGGCTCGAAGAGTGGGTCGACGACTGTCTCGAAGACGGCTGTAACTTCGTCGTGACCGGCGAGGACGGCCCGGTCGGCCACGCGCTGTACACGCCGACCGACGCGGCCGAACCGGAGTTCGCCGTCTTCGTCCACCAGGACTACCAGGGTCGGGGCATCGGGACGGAGGTGAGCAAACACGTCCTCGCGGCGGCGGCCGTCGCCGACCGCGACGCGCTCACGCTGGTCGTCGAACCGACCAATCGCGCCGCCCGGCACGTCTACGACGAACTCGGCTTCGAGACGGAGTCCGAGGCCTCCTTCGAGGGCGGCCGTCGCATGGGCGCCGTCCGGATGCGCCGGCCGCTCGACGCGGGGTCGACCGCGCTGTTCCGTCACCCGCCCGTCGTTCGGAACGGCGCCGTCGAAGTCGGCGACCGGAGCGGTCCGGACCCGGCGGCGTCGGACTGA
- a CDS encoding outer membrane protein assembly factor BamB family protein, which translates to MPTRRRTLALAAGLVATAGCLGDGDAATGTDPPSDDATPTDRPTTGQTDDVAPSETPTPAPDGTPTVAGTDEPRKTADRATPAPPATVTRVSGELPDWTADRWIDTDYAQVLGLDAGDRRLYVTMSNDGGRSAVAALSPDSAAFDWVQSFAGEAEAGSHHEPTDATDTWGVTVGDGTVYSVHGRGESYEWTALHALDAATGTERWSFERERRLGIAGFLDGAVVVRATEFFEPEHSHDTPEEPLETTVHAVDTAGGDSRWSASVAGLSGLAVGSDAVYAAGGRSLSAYDAGGDRLWERGLAAPVRLATVLGDTLVCSVGESDDDASLVGVSTDGERLWARPLSARWFVPTDDRLYVGNDSVAAVAADGTVAWRERAYAHDPLLDADENRLYTRTNPRMNAVDAYDLPGGDRPYRFVTPSNNGWPVAATAGTLVAEAITPEEADFTSLFAVDAATGEPRAVYRPSDSVFSVTGFEGAVYAGFGNGKLGVFPNVR; encoded by the coding sequence ATGCCGACTCGACGCCGGACCCTCGCGCTCGCCGCGGGGCTGGTCGCCACAGCCGGCTGTCTCGGCGACGGTGACGCCGCGACCGGAACCGATCCGCCGAGCGACGACGCGACGCCGACGGACCGCCCGACGACCGGACAGACGGACGACGTCGCTCCCTCCGAGACGCCCACGCCGGCGCCCGACGGCACGCCCACCGTCGCCGGGACCGACGAGCCGCGGAAGACGGCCGACCGGGCCACGCCCGCACCGCCGGCCACAGTCACCCGCGTCTCGGGCGAGCTCCCCGACTGGACCGCCGACCGCTGGATCGACACCGACTACGCGCAGGTCCTCGGCCTCGACGCCGGTGACCGACGGCTCTACGTCACGATGAGCAACGACGGCGGCCGGTCGGCGGTCGCGGCACTGTCGCCCGACTCCGCCGCATTCGACTGGGTCCAGTCGTTCGCCGGCGAGGCCGAAGCGGGCTCGCACCACGAACCGACCGACGCCACCGACACCTGGGGCGTGACCGTCGGCGACGGCACCGTCTACAGCGTCCACGGCCGCGGCGAGTCCTACGAGTGGACCGCACTCCACGCCCTCGACGCGGCGACCGGCACCGAACGCTGGTCGTTCGAGCGCGAGCGCCGCCTCGGCATCGCCGGGTTCCTCGACGGCGCGGTCGTCGTCCGCGCGACGGAGTTCTTCGAACCCGAACACAGCCACGACACGCCCGAAGAGCCCCTGGAGACGACGGTCCACGCGGTCGACACCGCCGGCGGCGACTCGCGGTGGTCGGCGTCGGTCGCCGGGCTGTCGGGGCTCGCGGTGGGGTCCGACGCCGTCTACGCCGCGGGCGGTCGGTCGCTGTCGGCCTACGATGCCGGCGGCGACAGGTTGTGGGAGCGGGGCCTCGCTGCCCCCGTTCGGTTGGCCACCGTTCTCGGCGACACGCTCGTCTGCTCGGTCGGCGAGTCGGACGACGACGCCTCGCTCGTCGGGGTCTCGACCGACGGCGAACGACTGTGGGCGCGCCCGCTGTCGGCGCGGTGGTTCGTGCCGACCGACGACCGGCTGTACGTCGGAAACGACTCGGTCGCCGCCGTCGCAGCCGACGGCACCGTCGCCTGGCGCGAGCGCGCCTACGCTCACGACCCGTTGCTCGACGCCGACGAGAATCGGCTGTACACGCGGACCAACCCCCGGATGAACGCCGTCGACGCCTACGACCTGCCCGGCGGCGACCGCCCGTATCGGTTCGTCACTCCCTCGAACAACGGGTGGCCGGTCGCCGCGACGGCCGGGACGCTCGTCGCCGAGGCGATAACCCCGGAGGAGGCCGACTTCACGAGCCTGTTCGCCGTCGACGCCGCGACCGGCGAACCGCGTGCGGTCTACCGCCCGAGCGACTCGGTGTTCAGCGTGACGGGCTTCGAGGGTGCCGTCTACGCCGGCTTCGGAAACGGCAAGCTCGGCGTGTTCCCGAACGTTCGGTAG
- a CDS encoding DUF3892 domain-containing protein, with protein MTEWGDYAITAVQYNYDDSRIKQVKRKEVKPDVLANTETVDRSTVVGGIETGDDYTTAIKNEETGKWSLGDEIHVLEVHGQKFIRTDQNNTEEDNLGGLPTF; from the coding sequence ATGACGGAATGGGGCGACTATGCCATTACAGCCGTTCAATACAACTACGACGATAGTCGGATTAAACAGGTGAAGCGGAAAGAAGTGAAACCCGACGTTCTCGCAAATACTGAGACGGTTGACCGCTCAACTGTCGTAGGTGGTATCGAAACGGGGGACGATTACACCACGGCAATCAAAAACGAGGAGACGGGAAAATGGTCTCTCGGTGACGAGATACACGTGCTGGAGGTCCACGGTCAGAAGTTTATCCGCACAGATCAAAACAATACAGAGGAGGACAATCTCGGCGGCTTACCGACATTCTAA